One window from the genome of Spirochaetota bacterium encodes:
- a CDS encoding subtype I-B CRISPR-associated endonuclease Cas1 produces the protein TIMHKKLKRKVSYQKLVRLELYKLIKHLLGEEEYQSFKIWW, from the coding sequence ACAATCATGCATAAAAAGCTAAAACGCAAAGTTAGTTATCAAAAGTTAGTGCGATTGGAATTATATAAACTAATAAAGCATCTTTTAGGTGAAGAGGAATATCAAAGCTTTAAAATCTGGTGGTAA